The following coding sequences lie in one Thalassoglobus polymorphus genomic window:
- a CDS encoding efflux RND transporter periplasmic adaptor subunit, whose protein sequence is MRYTRLLRPLGGAVILAAIATAAWFTRDYWQPMLASNAPESHVEDAAPPVEEPKVLKLSAQARKNLELVAKPARPQTYWRTIQVPGAIVDRPGQSDRGVTSPAVGVVAEVHAFPGDTVRPGDRLFTLRLFSEYLQSTQKQLFSSTKDVQIAEEQLARLRPLAEKGSISGKQVIDLENELRRQQAVIQAHRQDLLTRGLNPEQIERVAGGEFVSTVDVVAPPRVKAEEQLVTIQQAAFEQAADESDGFAFEVQELNAELGQQVQAGQLLITLANHSSLYLEGHAFKREAPYLEKAAQNCWNISVEFAEDEPENWPILNQTFEIRYLSNSIDEASRTFDFFIPLTNQSRAYTKNGETFVVWRFRPGQRVRLHVPVEELTNVLVLPSAAVVREGPEAYVFQQNGDLFNRIAVHVLHEDRRNIVIANDGSVTRGLFLAQGAAASLNRVLKAQAASGVRADVHVHADGTVHASH, encoded by the coding sequence ATGCGATACACAAGACTCCTGCGCCCACTGGGTGGCGCGGTAATCCTCGCTGCGATAGCAACCGCAGCTTGGTTTACCCGTGACTATTGGCAGCCAATGCTGGCATCGAATGCGCCAGAATCGCATGTGGAGGATGCTGCTCCACCTGTTGAAGAACCGAAAGTGCTGAAGCTGTCTGCTCAGGCACGTAAGAATCTCGAACTCGTCGCAAAACCAGCACGTCCGCAAACGTATTGGCGAACGATTCAGGTTCCTGGGGCGATTGTCGATCGTCCAGGGCAATCTGATCGTGGCGTGACATCCCCGGCGGTGGGCGTTGTTGCAGAAGTCCATGCGTTTCCAGGCGACACCGTCCGCCCCGGAGATCGACTGTTCACACTGCGTCTGTTTAGCGAATACCTGCAAAGCACCCAAAAGCAGCTATTCAGTTCGACCAAGGATGTCCAAATTGCTGAGGAGCAACTGGCTCGTCTCAGACCTTTGGCAGAGAAAGGAAGTATCTCCGGGAAGCAGGTCATTGACTTGGAGAATGAATTGCGACGGCAACAAGCTGTCATTCAGGCACATCGCCAAGACTTGCTCACACGCGGCTTGAATCCCGAGCAGATCGAACGAGTGGCCGGAGGAGAGTTTGTATCAACCGTTGACGTCGTGGCACCACCACGCGTCAAAGCAGAAGAGCAACTTGTCACCATTCAGCAAGCGGCGTTTGAACAAGCCGCTGATGAATCCGATGGTTTCGCGTTTGAGGTGCAGGAACTGAATGCCGAACTTGGCCAGCAAGTTCAGGCGGGGCAACTGCTCATTACTCTGGCCAATCACAGTTCACTTTACCTTGAAGGTCACGCGTTCAAACGTGAGGCCCCCTATCTGGAGAAGGCTGCTCAGAATTGCTGGAATATCTCCGTCGAGTTTGCAGAAGACGAGCCTGAGAACTGGCCAATCCTCAATCAGACATTCGAAATTCGCTATCTCTCGAACTCGATCGACGAGGCCAGCCGGACGTTCGATTTCTTTATCCCATTGACGAATCAATCGCGAGCTTACACGAAAAACGGTGAAACGTTTGTTGTCTGGAGATTTCGGCCAGGTCAGCGAGTTCGCCTGCACGTTCCCGTTGAGGAACTCACCAATGTGTTAGTGCTGCCCAGTGCGGCTGTCGTTCGAGAAGGGCCCGAAGCCTACGTGTTCCAGCAGAATGGTGATCTGTTCAACCGCATCGCGGTGCATGTGCTCCATGAAGATCGCAGGAACATCGTCATCGCCAACGATGGAAGTGTGACACGCGGTCTCTTTCTTGCGCAAGGGGCTGCGGCGTCACTCAATCGGGTGCTGAAAGCACAAGCGGCGAGCGGCGTGCGTGCCGACGTTCATGTTCATGCGGACGGTACCGTCCACGCCAGCCATTGA
- a CDS encoding TolC family protein produces MRRIALGTNVHSFRTSLSKARGPFYSLGVSLLILATGCSTARQAVTNDSAARPISDTHDSQILANIGDAVDSHRSVVQTVGHQIDTADSTNEPSVDGIQLAAPMELAPIPTPSKVEADNGLTLAAIEQLALANNPAIQQAAAAAARAQGIRIQVGLKPNPIVGYNGAQLADAGTDQHSFFVEQTFVRGDKLAWNQQVIGHDVNAMNWLVETQRQRLRTDIRLAFYEALAAQQRLELSREFRDVALKGVTVSEDRVKASVGAKPDVLQSEIQLSEIDLAIQQAEFDYSAAWNELAALAGIPDMAQSELVGELNSVEQLRETDTEYAQIVARSPLLSAAQARVDRARSNLQRQQNQPISNVTGQLGAGHDNGTGQGFINLQLSMPVPVHNKNQGNIQAAHSEYCEAIRNVERIQMSIRRDLARVMREYQVADATVQRYEKVILPKAREAMDLMQSARDSGEFDFLRVLTTRRAFYDANIKYVVALGQLAQANAKLDGLLLSGGLTEIETYDGDDSLRGQALSGQ; encoded by the coding sequence TTGCGTCGTATAGCACTCGGCACGAATGTTCACTCTTTCCGTACGTCGCTGAGCAAAGCACGAGGTCCGTTCTACTCCCTCGGCGTATCGTTGCTGATTCTCGCGACTGGTTGCTCAACGGCCCGTCAAGCAGTGACGAACGACAGTGCAGCGAGGCCGATTTCGGACACCCACGATTCCCAAATTCTAGCCAACATCGGTGATGCGGTTGATTCTCATCGAAGTGTTGTTCAAACCGTTGGACACCAAATCGACACAGCCGATTCGACTAACGAGCCGTCTGTCGATGGCATTCAACTTGCGGCTCCAATGGAGTTGGCACCGATCCCCACTCCATCGAAGGTCGAGGCCGACAACGGACTGACGTTGGCGGCGATCGAGCAGTTAGCTCTTGCCAACAATCCCGCCATTCAACAAGCCGCAGCAGCAGCGGCACGAGCGCAGGGCATTCGGATTCAAGTCGGCCTCAAACCGAATCCTATCGTTGGATACAACGGCGCACAGTTAGCAGACGCCGGAACAGATCAGCATTCATTCTTTGTCGAGCAAACATTTGTTCGAGGTGACAAGCTGGCGTGGAACCAACAAGTGATTGGCCACGACGTCAACGCCATGAACTGGCTGGTCGAAACTCAAAGGCAACGGCTTCGCACGGATATTCGCCTGGCGTTCTACGAAGCGCTCGCTGCTCAGCAACGGCTTGAACTCTCCCGTGAGTTTCGAGACGTCGCACTCAAAGGCGTGACCGTCTCGGAAGATCGGGTGAAGGCCAGTGTCGGAGCGAAACCTGATGTGCTGCAATCGGAAATTCAGTTGAGCGAGATCGACTTGGCAATTCAGCAAGCGGAGTTTGATTACTCTGCGGCCTGGAATGAGTTGGCTGCGTTAGCCGGTATCCCAGATATGGCTCAATCTGAACTCGTCGGAGAACTCAATTCGGTAGAACAGCTGCGTGAGACGGACACTGAATATGCACAGATCGTTGCAAGAAGTCCGCTTTTATCCGCAGCTCAGGCTCGTGTGGATCGGGCCAGGTCAAACCTTCAACGTCAACAGAACCAACCAATCTCCAATGTCACCGGCCAGCTTGGTGCCGGTCACGATAATGGAACAGGCCAGGGCTTCATCAACCTGCAACTCAGCATGCCTGTGCCTGTTCACAATAAAAACCAGGGAAACATTCAGGCAGCTCACTCTGAGTATTGTGAGGCGATCAGAAACGTGGAACGCATTCAGATGAGTATCCGGCGGGACTTGGCACGCGTGATGCGTGAATATCAAGTCGCGGACGCGACGGTCCAGCGTTACGAAAAGGTCATCCTTCCCAAGGCCAGAGAAGCGATGGATTTGATGCAGTCGGCGCGAGATTCGGGCGAGTTTGACTTCCTGCGAGTCCTAACCACTCGACGGGCGTTCTACGACGCCAACATCAAGTATGTCGTGGCGTTGGGGCAACTCGCCCAAGCGAACGCGAAACTGGATGGTTTACTGTTGAGCGGTGGGCTGACCGAAATTGAGACCTACGATGGTGACGACAGCCTTCGGGGACAGGCACTAAGTGGCCAATAG
- a CDS encoding GIY-YIG nuclease family protein, producing MHSIPKSPGVYVLVFYLPRKTAITFDRKGAQHKFLPGWYLYVGSACGPGGLDRRLARHKRQHADGKRMHWNVDYFREHALLCEIWYSENADSNVEHQWAKALIELPTASVPVAKFGANDCREKCPSHFFHAPDRPSTAVFRKALATRICSTEVFVEFIKEPRRTKKVASGLQRECFDGRRFLEVRRRVAAESKSPLCEWFSLAMHCPARQLAEQIATQTKTTFPKLKRAIQFANAVETLIENCGHSVMPALFDPVRPQSRGAILFLSRTSDVRQRHRINGVIEGRFRSIAPQPDDMVFDTVKFGEVLSRLARARGSLEKLQHRVDVTCDRRLLAESKCLSRLSRLAATRLKNCVNDRVDVSSAVPGHLGKEAVISILKSSNVQGRTIGMARLALRLIVKNLWDFEEMTHRGLLPTDNELQAVECEVERIQRAARNIEQKAEIQNDLLRKESHVTAA from the coding sequence ATGCACTCCATTCCCAAATCTCCAGGAGTCTATGTCCTGGTCTTTTACTTGCCTCGGAAAACCGCCATCACCTTCGATCGAAAGGGAGCACAGCACAAGTTTCTACCGGGTTGGTATTTGTATGTCGGCAGTGCTTGCGGTCCAGGTGGACTCGACCGTCGTCTGGCCCGCCACAAACGCCAACATGCTGACGGCAAGCGGATGCACTGGAACGTCGATTATTTTCGCGAGCATGCTCTGCTCTGCGAAATCTGGTATTCCGAAAATGCGGACTCGAACGTGGAACATCAGTGGGCCAAGGCTTTGATTGAACTGCCCACCGCATCGGTTCCCGTGGCGAAGTTCGGAGCCAATGACTGCCGGGAAAAATGCCCGTCCCACTTCTTTCACGCTCCTGATCGTCCATCAACGGCAGTCTTTCGCAAGGCACTCGCAACTCGGATTTGTTCTACCGAAGTCTTTGTGGAATTCATCAAAGAACCACGACGAACGAAGAAGGTGGCATCTGGACTCCAACGCGAATGCTTTGACGGGAGACGCTTTCTCGAAGTCCGTCGCCGAGTCGCTGCGGAGAGCAAATCTCCACTCTGCGAATGGTTCAGCCTTGCAATGCATTGCCCGGCGCGGCAACTCGCTGAACAGATTGCAACGCAAACGAAGACCACATTCCCGAAACTCAAGCGGGCGATTCAGTTCGCAAACGCTGTCGAAACACTGATCGAAAACTGCGGCCATTCAGTTATGCCTGCACTTTTTGATCCAGTCCGACCTCAGTCGCGTGGGGCAATCTTGTTCCTCAGCCGAACCTCGGATGTGCGTCAACGTCACCGCATCAATGGTGTCATCGAGGGGCGGTTCCGATCCATTGCCCCACAACCCGACGATATGGTTTTCGATACGGTGAAATTTGGTGAGGTACTCAGTCGCCTCGCAAGGGCACGTGGCAGCCTTGAGAAACTTCAACACCGAGTCGATGTGACTTGCGATCGTCGGCTCCTCGCTGAGTCGAAGTGTTTGAGTCGGCTTTCTCGTCTGGCTGCCACTCGTCTCAAAAACTGCGTGAATGATCGAGTTGACGTTTCGTCGGCAGTTCCTGGGCATCTCGGCAAAGAAGCAGTTATCTCGATTCTGAAGTCAAGCAATGTCCAAGGCCGAACGATCGGGATGGCTCGTTTAGCACTACGGTTGATTGTCAAGAACCTGTGGGACTTCGAGGAGATGACGCATCGAGGTCTTCTTCCAACAGACAACGAACTGCAAGCCGTCGAATGTGAAGTGGAGCGAATCCAGCGAGCCGCGCGGAACATCGAGCAAAAAGCGGAGATCCAAAACGATTTATTACGGAAGGAGAGTCATGTCACAGCAGCTTGA
- a CDS encoding DUF5131 family protein, which yields MTGLSPKTPVIYQFLYASPNSRFTQKRKTLTMQNSKIGWTHHTWNPWMGCQKVSPACQHCYISRWLKLRGHAPFNGPIRTKEGTWRNPFTWNRKALKSGTPSRVFTCSLSDFFHADADAWRLEAWEIIKECEHLDWLILTKRPELIQDRLPADWGKGYQNVWLGVTVENQDYVQRIDLLTKIPAAVRFVSAEPLLGPIKFGRRLRKIDWVITGCEKAAKSKRREMQTDWVRSIRDQCDATDTALFHKQYYSGTKIVLDGVIDGEVRQEWPRTAA from the coding sequence ATGACCGGCCTCTCGCCTAAGACGCCGGTCATCTACCAGTTTCTCTACGCGAGTCCCAACTCGCGTTTCACCCAAAAGAGAAAGACCCTCACAATGCAGAACTCCAAAATCGGCTGGACTCACCACACCTGGAACCCGTGGATGGGTTGTCAGAAAGTCTCGCCCGCGTGCCAACACTGTTACATCTCCCGATGGTTGAAGTTGCGTGGGCATGCCCCATTCAACGGGCCGATACGAACCAAGGAAGGTACGTGGCGAAACCCGTTCACCTGGAACCGGAAGGCGCTCAAGAGTGGCACACCCTCCCGAGTCTTCACCTGTTCCTTGTCTGACTTCTTTCACGCCGATGCAGATGCGTGGCGACTGGAAGCGTGGGAGATCATCAAGGAATGCGAGCACCTCGACTGGTTGATCCTCACGAAACGTCCCGAGTTGATCCAGGATCGTCTTCCGGCTGATTGGGGCAAGGGTTACCAGAACGTCTGGCTCGGAGTGACCGTCGAGAATCAGGACTACGTGCAACGCATCGACCTGCTGACGAAGATTCCAGCGGCAGTACGGTTCGTTTCGGCCGAGCCGCTTCTCGGCCCAATCAAATTTGGCCGTCGTCTTCGCAAGATCGACTGGGTGATCACGGGCTGCGAAAAAGCGGCCAAGTCCAAACGTCGCGAGATGCAAACGGACTGGGTCCGCAGTATCCGCGATCAATGCGACGCCACTGACACAGCGTTGTTTCACAAGCAGTATTACTCCGGCACCAAGATCGTCCTCGATGGAGTGATCGACGGCGAGGTTCGTCAAGAGTGGCCTCGCACGGCTGCGTAG
- a CDS encoding acyl-CoA dehydrogenase family protein, whose protein sequence is MNITTSATRHSYLLIFLVSMCCNPWQSAVRADTPAAQTGSNQVLSSPTYAIRAIQDAHSNNTPVVVRQGELDALINTDGGGACPISAALIAMQTLRSMTGQPLHPKPHQYALQLFQTHPELKEGRITNDRFVNLFDWMADQIPGYKVQVDFVSARNSIHANTGPYWSDSEGPDLTIKGGELTILAYTVTTNGGNVLGRHFVLLKDLGDTQIRVLNPGKPMKDYQFTVEKRDSPAIKYKRVYFESPGQMSSNPLVLELNTVFKVRLFPSEMVPPSTPSLTVNQVKTAIDELAEQLRSEGKLTSPREWRRRGATFGLPGLDLPASVGGSGWSAEQMLEIFRHAGRYNLNLRDVVGGAHGRPAVKMDSPVAEVALKQLVAGNAYFAVAITEENAGTDTKSMQSRAVKDGDGFRLTGSKLWNARLRQATHVVLYTSSADGSSNDRTAFLLPIDHPGLEIVDRYAHGLTGNSFGGLKFDNMYVGPEHLIGDDGSGGELFEEHFLYWRLMQAAAAIGCGERALEIMAERIRQRHVFGGPIGRFTHLQQPIGKNLTRLRMALALAREAARFYDRGDFDAAEPLVNGIKAEGVEIALEACDEAMRAHGALGYSRDVDLGDRVRDLMGLRIADGTTDVMRMTVVREKYGFDLWEMSVRSFSGGKTNARGE, encoded by the coding sequence ATGAATATAACGACTTCTGCGACGCGGCATTCTTATTTACTGATTTTCCTTGTGTCAATGTGCTGCAATCCATGGCAATCTGCTGTCAGGGCTGATACCCCCGCTGCACAGACTGGCTCGAACCAGGTGCTTTCATCTCCGACGTATGCGATTCGTGCGATTCAAGATGCGCACTCGAACAACACTCCTGTGGTCGTTCGACAAGGAGAACTTGACGCGCTGATCAACACCGATGGCGGTGGGGCGTGTCCTATCTCGGCGGCTTTGATCGCCATGCAGACGCTTCGGTCGATGACTGGCCAGCCGCTGCATCCAAAACCTCATCAATACGCACTCCAACTGTTCCAGACTCATCCCGAACTAAAGGAAGGCCGAATTACCAACGACCGATTCGTCAATCTGTTTGATTGGATGGCTGACCAAATCCCTGGATATAAAGTCCAAGTGGATTTCGTGTCTGCACGAAACAGTATCCACGCAAACACCGGACCGTACTGGTCCGACAGTGAAGGGCCTGATCTTACAATCAAGGGCGGAGAGCTAACGATTCTTGCATACACCGTCACAACGAATGGTGGGAATGTGCTCGGCCGGCACTTCGTGCTGTTGAAGGATCTTGGCGATACTCAGATTCGCGTTTTGAATCCGGGCAAACCGATGAAGGATTACCAGTTCACGGTCGAGAAACGCGATTCACCCGCGATCAAGTACAAACGAGTGTACTTTGAGAGTCCTGGGCAGATGTCCTCAAACCCTCTCGTTCTGGAACTCAATACCGTTTTCAAGGTACGGCTATTCCCGTCGGAAATGGTGCCGCCGTCAACCCCATCGTTGACCGTGAACCAGGTAAAGACAGCGATCGACGAGCTTGCTGAACAACTTCGTTCGGAAGGAAAGTTGACGTCGCCACGCGAGTGGCGTCGACGAGGTGCCACCTTTGGTCTTCCGGGGCTGGACTTGCCAGCATCTGTTGGGGGAAGTGGCTGGAGCGCTGAGCAGATGCTGGAGATATTCCGCCACGCCGGACGTTACAACTTGAATCTGCGAGATGTGGTGGGTGGTGCTCACGGTCGGCCAGCAGTGAAGATGGATTCGCCAGTTGCTGAAGTCGCGCTCAAACAACTGGTTGCTGGAAATGCTTACTTTGCGGTCGCGATTACCGAGGAGAATGCCGGGACAGATACCAAAAGCATGCAAAGTCGAGCTGTAAAAGACGGCGACGGTTTTCGTTTGACCGGCTCAAAGCTATGGAACGCCCGTCTGCGACAGGCAACTCACGTTGTTCTCTACACCTCATCAGCGGATGGTTCCTCCAACGATCGGACAGCATTTCTTCTTCCGATTGATCATCCTGGATTGGAGATTGTCGATCGGTACGCACATGGACTGACGGGTAACTCTTTTGGCGGGTTGAAGTTCGACAACATGTATGTTGGTCCCGAGCATTTGATTGGAGACGACGGTTCCGGAGGAGAACTCTTCGAGGAACATTTCCTCTATTGGAGATTGATGCAAGCGGCGGCGGCTATTGGATGTGGTGAACGGGCACTGGAGATCATGGCTGAGCGAATCCGGCAGCGGCATGTCTTCGGTGGTCCGATCGGACGCTTTACGCACCTTCAGCAACCGATCGGCAAAAACCTGACCAGACTACGAATGGCATTGGCACTAGCTCGGGAGGCTGCTCGCTTCTACGACCGGGGCGACTTTGACGCTGCGGAACCTCTCGTCAATGGCATCAAGGCCGAAGGAGTTGAGATTGCATTAGAGGCTTGTGATGAAGCCATGCGCGCGCATGGGGCATTGGGTTATAGCCGTGATGTAGATCTTGGAGACCGGGTCCGTGACCTCATGGGGTTGAGAATTGCAGATGGAACAACAGATGTGATGCGCATGACAGTCGTTCGAGAGAAGTACGGCTTCGACCTCTGGGAAATGTCCGTTCGTAGCTTCTCGGGCGGTAAAACCAATGCAAGAGGTGAATAG
- a CDS encoding DUF6527 family protein yields MRKFFSRNLAWLCSWFQRKPVRFKTEHVEELPDQIEPETIYIAGEEKYLWFVAMICPCGCGETLLMNLLADTRPRWSIVFNANNTVSLSPSVWRKVGCRSHFFLRESKVVWCRENNNQ; encoded by the coding sequence ATGAGAAAGTTCTTCTCTCGCAACTTGGCATGGCTTTGCAGTTGGTTTCAAAGGAAGCCGGTACGCTTCAAGACGGAGCATGTAGAAGAGCTACCAGATCAAATCGAACCGGAAACAATCTACATAGCAGGCGAGGAAAAGTACCTCTGGTTTGTTGCAATGATCTGCCCATGTGGCTGCGGTGAAACACTTCTCATGAATCTGTTAGCCGACACGAGACCAAGGTGGTCAATCGTTTTCAATGCAAACAATACTGTATCTTTATCACCATCCGTTTGGCGGAAAGTAGGATGTCGCAGCCACTTCTTTCTTCGCGAGAGCAAAGTGGTTTGGTGCCGTGAGAACAACAACCAATAG
- a CDS encoding ThiF family adenylyltransferase: MKTKLRMTGRQHELLMSHLYPGDGKEAVAFALCGRRNGNSVHALSVRAIHTIPYEKCPVRRHDCVTWETDAFAPILRETTDKRLTVIKFHSHPCGLARFSPTDDVSDRELLASVQAWTDSDLPHGSVCVLPDGSLFGRWMTPEERLEPIDVLSVVGDDLNFWFASDVKSDDMPGFAWRNAQAFGAGTTGLLRQLSVAVVGCSGTGSPMLEMLMRHNVGHLVLVDPDRIDEKNLNRITFARKSDIGQLKVEVAEKWIKSVALGTVVEALPHNLCEPAIIRRVAECDVVVGCMDSAEGRWLLNKLATFYCMPYFDVGIRLDADGHGGINQICGSVNYLQPGGSSLLSRKVITMRQVEAEGLKRTNPEVYATQLKDKYIHGVQEDRPAVVSINMHYASLTMLEILARLHPFRVEGNEQFARFGSSLTDPRFAPMDEDGAPCQALSKHVGRGDTVPLLDNPYLSEVETA; the protein is encoded by the coding sequence ATGAAAACCAAGTTGCGAATGACGGGGCGACAACATGAACTGCTAATGTCCCATTTGTACCCAGGCGATGGTAAGGAAGCGGTGGCATTTGCGCTCTGCGGTCGCCGGAACGGGAACAGTGTCCACGCGTTGAGCGTGCGCGCGATTCATACGATCCCATACGAAAAGTGTCCTGTTCGGCGGCACGATTGCGTTACTTGGGAAACTGATGCGTTTGCCCCGATCCTCCGCGAAACGACTGACAAAAGGCTGACTGTTATCAAGTTTCACAGCCATCCCTGTGGCCTTGCCAGATTTTCCCCCACCGATGATGTTTCGGATCGCGAACTGCTCGCTTCCGTCCAAGCGTGGACGGATTCTGATTTACCCCATGGTAGCGTTTGCGTTTTACCTGACGGATCGTTGTTCGGTCGCTGGATGACGCCCGAAGAACGACTCGAGCCGATCGACGTATTGTCCGTTGTCGGCGACGATCTCAACTTTTGGTTCGCGTCGGATGTGAAATCCGATGACATGCCAGGGTTCGCTTGGCGCAACGCGCAGGCATTCGGCGCTGGGACAACGGGATTGCTGCGTCAACTTTCTGTTGCTGTTGTCGGCTGTTCGGGCACCGGCAGCCCGATGCTTGAAATGCTGATGAGGCACAATGTCGGCCATCTTGTTTTGGTTGATCCCGATCGCATCGACGAGAAAAACCTAAACCGCATTACATTTGCGCGAAAGAGCGACATCGGGCAACTCAAGGTGGAGGTTGCCGAGAAGTGGATCAAATCGGTCGCGCTGGGAACGGTCGTTGAGGCGTTGCCACACAATCTTTGCGAACCGGCGATCATCAGGCGTGTTGCTGAATGTGATGTTGTCGTGGGATGTATGGATAGTGCTGAAGGACGCTGGCTGCTGAACAAACTGGCAACTTTCTACTGCATGCCGTACTTCGACGTCGGTATTCGCCTTGATGCGGATGGTCACGGTGGCATCAATCAGATTTGTGGTTCGGTCAACTATCTCCAACCTGGTGGTTCCAGCTTGCTGAGTCGAAAAGTGATCACGATGAGACAGGTTGAGGCAGAAGGGCTAAAGCGGACGAACCCAGAGGTTTACGCCACTCAACTGAAAGACAAATACATCCATGGAGTTCAGGAAGATCGTCCTGCTGTTGTAAGTATAAACATGCACTATGCAAGTTTGACGATGCTGGAAATCCTCGCGAGATTGCATCCCTTTCGCGTCGAAGGCAACGAGCAGTTTGCGAGGTTCGGGAGCAGCTTGACGGACCCCCGTTTTGCTCCCATGGACGAAGATGGGGCGCCGTGTCAGGCGCTTTCCAAACATGTTGGGCGAGGTGACACCGTGCCCCTCCTCGATAATCCCTATCTCAGCGAGGTGGAAACGGCATGA
- a CDS encoding E2/UBC family protein, with the protein MRRDFRLPEWDEQHLNGRGLPWETIVDGKQRCLLVHDWALPEGYNHPKVSALLLIPSAYPEAALDMVYFRPDLQRSDGKKIPAVSNHSVAGEPWQRWSRHYTSANPWRVGVDDISTHLTLVDHWLAREFDR; encoded by the coding sequence ATGCGGCGAGATTTCCGTCTTCCTGAGTGGGACGAGCAGCATTTGAACGGACGGGGTCTGCCGTGGGAAACCATCGTGGACGGGAAGCAGCGATGCCTTCTCGTCCACGATTGGGCTCTTCCTGAGGGCTACAACCATCCGAAGGTTTCGGCCCTGCTCTTGATCCCCAGCGCGTATCCAGAGGCCGCGTTGGACATGGTCTATTTTCGACCCGATTTGCAGCGGTCAGACGGCAAGAAGATTCCTGCCGTTTCCAACCACAGTGTTGCTGGGGAGCCGTGGCAACGATGGTCAAGACACTACACATCTGCCAATCCGTGGCGCGTCGGCGTAGATGATATTTCAACGCACTTGACGCTGGTGGACCACTGGCTGGCGAGGGAGTTTGACCGATGA
- a CDS encoding multiubiquitin domain-containing protein has translation MSEHQTAEVDDDNVVDLLDVEECGKAGRKPPKARRYRIRIDKERYVVEVPEMTGRALLVLAGKTPPEQFTISQKLRGGQTETIGLDDVADFTRRGVERFMTLPLDQTEG, from the coding sequence ATGTCTGAACATCAGACTGCCGAAGTTGACGATGATAATGTCGTTGACCTGCTGGATGTCGAAGAATGCGGAAAGGCGGGCCGAAAACCGCCCAAAGCACGCCGCTACCGTATCCGTATCGACAAGGAACGCTACGTCGTAGAAGTTCCCGAGATGACGGGGCGGGCACTGCTGGTTCTCGCGGGGAAAACACCGCCCGAACAGTTCACTATCTCGCAAAAGCTGCGAGGTGGCCAAACCGAAACGATTGGTTTGGATGACGTCGCCGATTTCACCAGACGCGGCGTCGAGCGTTTTATGACCCTGCCCCTAGATCAAACGGAGGGCTGA
- a CDS encoding ImmA/IrrE family metallo-endopeptidase: MKPLELEQLADEVRAGHEICDTPVDPFKIAAEEQIKVLPGTYDDCFDGRLEYRKQHDRSGFYLFYAEASPGLRPMGRVRFSIAHELGHFYIPAHREYLLSGFWHGSRAGFVSEKPLERQADQFAAALLMPRHAMNDFAKRHRGGCSLQDLADLANDQFETSVLSTVIRYVQLDFEPCCAVLTENGRVRFSFTSDSMRALRLGWVERGSDVPTGTISKNALAAQQRSAKGCVDSEIWFEGKPPHDLWEEILIFGQSGYAVTFLVAEEDDADEDD; the protein is encoded by the coding sequence GTGAAACCGCTTGAGCTCGAACAACTTGCCGACGAAGTTCGCGCTGGTCATGAGATTTGTGATACGCCGGTCGATCCGTTCAAGATCGCAGCGGAGGAGCAAATCAAGGTCCTACCAGGTACTTACGATGACTGTTTCGATGGCCGACTTGAGTACCGAAAGCAACATGACCGAAGCGGATTCTATTTGTTTTACGCCGAAGCCTCACCAGGGTTGCGGCCAATGGGGCGTGTTCGATTTTCGATCGCTCACGAGTTGGGACATTTTTACATCCCCGCCCATCGTGAGTACTTGCTGTCGGGTTTCTGGCACGGTTCCCGCGCCGGGTTTGTGTCTGAAAAGCCACTGGAACGCCAAGCCGATCAGTTTGCTGCGGCACTCTTGATGCCACGACATGCGATGAACGACTTTGCAAAAAGGCATCGCGGCGGATGTTCTCTTCAAGACCTGGCGGACTTGGCGAACGACCAATTTGAGACTTCAGTACTCAGCACCGTGATACGCTACGTTCAGCTCGATTTTGAACCGTGTTGCGCCGTGCTGACAGAGAACGGTCGAGTGCGTTTCAGCTTTACGTCAGATTCTATGCGAGCATTGAGACTCGGATGGGTCGAACGAGGGTCTGACGTTCCAACCGGAACGATTTCCAAGAATGCACTTGCCGCGCAACAACGGTCGGCGAAGGGCTGTGTCGATTCCGAGATTTGGTTCGAGGGCAAACCGCCGCACGATCTCTGGGAGGAGATTCTGATCTTTGGGCAATCCGGCTACGCGGTCACCTTCCTGGTGGCTGAAGAAGATGATGCCGACGAGGACGACTGA